One Paralichthys olivaceus isolate ysfri-2021 chromosome 8, ASM2471397v2, whole genome shotgun sequence genomic region harbors:
- the LOC138411147 gene encoding B-cell receptor CD22-like isoform X1, whose protein sequence is MRAAATMSGTAAASGFVLLLLSVPVAQCENDWGVTCTPTKICAVRGSKVQIRCTYMHPPRINDHDVAVEQMFWFTNLQNSAPEDLRAVSEYAGRVQYHCGNNACTLTITDLRESDSAEYKFRFITNQPTGRFSGSPGVTLSVTGVQVLSKKLSNCRWEACSWSRVECKTSCSPTPSPSYIWYKNGQKTWGEESSYDKYFYSSDSISCAVRGHEDFPSAPVCVHGNSCDRVNYMDRNICAFKGSSVDISCSYSPQYSITSKFWFVKRKDVQQYRPRPVDLLQVPEFKHRVQVFETERGRSTLRISELRLNDSAQYQFRFKPQTSEWESSLPGTTLTVTDPDVQVICSPIGPTLTCHSSCRLSARPSFVWFKNGIKIHGETSPTLREFLQPENNYSCAYEHHRSSPVYAPKVPLLQLSQTGHMMKDSSVSLTCSSDANPPPAYAWYKNNQTLFNTGAQLVFSSIQFSDSGEFYCTAENELGKTASKHVVINVKYAPKVPSVSVSPSGEIMEGSSVTLTCSSDANPAANYTWYKEDEDSPRASGQNFTITNITAEHGGNYRCEAQNRRGRSDASLHVTVGAVWTSAVIGSAAAAFLAVTLLAVTLLSVFFLIRKKRNSHQSPDPGDRLDHSEQRLPNQSEEDCDLHYGSVHFMKTETDPVYSNVGSAEPSKHKEREEVVYASVNFNRSAPRTRGQDTAEDPFAFYSTVKKPSAV, encoded by the exons atgagagcagcaGCTACTATGAGTGGAACTGCAGCAGCGAGTGGatttgttctcctcctcctcagtgtgcCAG tggcACAGTGTGAGAATGACTGGGGAGTGACGTGCACTCCTACTAAGATCTGTGCTGTAAGAGGATCGAAGGTGCAAATACGCTGCACCTACATGCACCCACCAAGAATAAATGACCATGATGTTGCAGTGGAGCAAATGTTCTGGTTTACTAACCTGCAGAATAGTGCACCTGAGGATCTGAGAGCAGTCTCTGAGTACGCAGGTCGTGTGCAGTATCACTGTGGAAACAACGCCTGCACTCTGACCATCACAGACCTGAGAGAGAGCGACTCGGCTGAGTACAAGTTCAGGTTCATAACAAACCAACCGACTGGTAGATTTTCTGGGTCACCTGGAGTCACTTTGTCCGTCACAG GAGTCCAGGTGCTCAGCAAAAAATTGTCAAATTGCCGTTGGGAAGCCTGTTCATGGTCACGTGTGGAGTGTAAAACCAGTTGTTCTCCAACTCCCAGTCCGTCCTACATCTGGTACAAGAACGGACAAAAAACATGGGGAGAAGAATCTTCATATGACAAATACTTTTATTCAAGTGACAGCATTTCCTGTGCTGTGAGAGGTCACGAGGATTTCCCCTCTGCTCCAGTCT gtgtTCATGGAAATTCATGTGACAGAGTGAATTACATGGACAGAAACATCTGTGCCTTTAAAGGCTCATCAGTGGACATCTCTTGCAGTTACAGTCCCCAATATTCTATCACATCTAAATTCTGGTTCGTTAAGCGTAAGGATGTGCAGCAGTATCGCCCTCGACCTGTGGACTTACTCCAAGTCCCAGAGTTCAAACATCGTGTTCAGGTCTTTGAAACAGAGCGAGGGCGCTCCACTCTGAGAATAAGTGAACTGAGACTGAACGATTCAGCCCAGTATCAGTTCAGATTCAAACCACAGACGTCTGAATGGGAGAGCAGTTTACCTGGCACCACTCTGACTGTCACAG ATCCAGATGTTCAGGTGATCTGCTCTCCGATTGGTCCAACACTGACTTGTCACAGCAGCTGTCGTCTCTCTGCTCGTCCCTCCTTTGTCTGGTTCAAGAATGGAATAAAAATTCACGGGGAAACGTCTCCAACTTTAAGAGAATTCCTTCAACCTGAAAACAACTATTCCTGTGCTTATGAGCATCACCGCTCGTCCCCTGTGT ATGCTCCGAAGGTTCCTTTACTGCAGCTGAGTCAAACTGGACACATGATGAAGGacagctctgtgtctctgacctgcagcagtgatgctaACCCACCCCCTGCATACGCCTGGTACAAAAACAACCAGACTTTGTTCAACACAGGAGCACAGCTGGTTTTCAGCTCCATCCAGTTTTCTGACTCTGGAGAGTTTTACTGCACAGCTGAGAATGAGCTGGGGAAGACAGCGTCTAAACATGTCgtcataaatgtaaaat ATGCTCCAAAGGTTCcctctgtgtcagtgagtcCCTCTGGTGAGATCATGGAGGGCAGCTCAgtgactctgacctgcagcagtgatgctaACCCAGCAGCTAATTACACCTGGTACAAAGAGGACGAGGACTCACCAAGAGCATCAGGACAAAACTTCACCATCACTAATATCACAGCTGAACATGGTGGAAATTATCGGTGTGAGGCTCAGAACAGACGAGGACGTAGTGACGCCTCCTTACATGTGACTGTTGGAGCAg TTTGGACATCAGCAGTCATTGGATCAGCCGCTGCAGCTTTCCTCGCTGTAACTCTCCTCGCTGTAACTCTCCTCTCCGTTTTCTTTCTGATCAG aaaaaagagaaactctCATCAATCTCCTGATCCTGGGGACAGACTTGACCACAGTgagcag CGTCTACCCAATCAGTCTGAGGAAGACTGTGACCTTCACTATGGCAGTGTCCACTTCATGAAGACTGAGACGGATCCCGTCTACTCCAACGTAGGATCAGCTGAACCCAGCAAACacaaggagagggaggaggttgTGTACGCTTCTGTCAACTTCAACAGATCTGCCCCGAG AACCAGAGGTCAGGACACTGCAGAGGATCCATTTGCATTTTACAGCACAGTCAAAAAACCTTCTGCTGTTTAG
- the LOC138411147 gene encoding B-cell receptor CD22-like isoform X2: MRAAATMSGTAAASGFVLLLLSVPVAQCENDWGVTCTPTKICAVRGSKVQIRCTYMHPPRINDHDVAVEQMFWFTNLQNSAPEDLRAVSEYAGRVQYHCGNNACTLTITDLRESDSAEYKFRFITNQPTGRFSGSPGVTLSVTGVQVLSKKLSNCRWEACSWSRVECKTSCSPTPSPSYIWYKNGQKTWGEESSYDKYFYSSDSISCAVRGHEDFPSAPVYAPKVPLLQLSQTGHMMKDSSVSLTCSSDANPPPAYAWYKNNQTLFNTGAQLVFSSIQFSDSGEFYCTAENELGKTASKHVVINVKYAPKVPSVSVSPSGEIMEGSSVTLTCSSDANPAANYTWYKEDEDSPRASGQNFTITNITAEHGGNYRCEAQNRRGRSDASLHVTVGAVWTSAVIGSAAAAFLAVTLLAVTLLSVFFLIRKKRNSHQSPDPGDRLDHSEQRLPNQSEEDCDLHYGSVHFMKTETDPVYSNVGSAEPSKHKEREEVVYASVNFNRSAPRTRGQDTAEDPFAFYSTVKKPSAV, translated from the exons atgagagcagcaGCTACTATGAGTGGAACTGCAGCAGCGAGTGGatttgttctcctcctcctcagtgtgcCAG tggcACAGTGTGAGAATGACTGGGGAGTGACGTGCACTCCTACTAAGATCTGTGCTGTAAGAGGATCGAAGGTGCAAATACGCTGCACCTACATGCACCCACCAAGAATAAATGACCATGATGTTGCAGTGGAGCAAATGTTCTGGTTTACTAACCTGCAGAATAGTGCACCTGAGGATCTGAGAGCAGTCTCTGAGTACGCAGGTCGTGTGCAGTATCACTGTGGAAACAACGCCTGCACTCTGACCATCACAGACCTGAGAGAGAGCGACTCGGCTGAGTACAAGTTCAGGTTCATAACAAACCAACCGACTGGTAGATTTTCTGGGTCACCTGGAGTCACTTTGTCCGTCACAG GAGTCCAGGTGCTCAGCAAAAAATTGTCAAATTGCCGTTGGGAAGCCTGTTCATGGTCACGTGTGGAGTGTAAAACCAGTTGTTCTCCAACTCCCAGTCCGTCCTACATCTGGTACAAGAACGGACAAAAAACATGGGGAGAAGAATCTTCATATGACAAATACTTTTATTCAAGTGACAGCATTTCCTGTGCTGTGAGAGGTCACGAGGATTTCCCCTCTGCTCCAGTCT ATGCTCCGAAGGTTCCTTTACTGCAGCTGAGTCAAACTGGACACATGATGAAGGacagctctgtgtctctgacctgcagcagtgatgctaACCCACCCCCTGCATACGCCTGGTACAAAAACAACCAGACTTTGTTCAACACAGGAGCACAGCTGGTTTTCAGCTCCATCCAGTTTTCTGACTCTGGAGAGTTTTACTGCACAGCTGAGAATGAGCTGGGGAAGACAGCGTCTAAACATGTCgtcataaatgtaaaat ATGCTCCAAAGGTTCcctctgtgtcagtgagtcCCTCTGGTGAGATCATGGAGGGCAGCTCAgtgactctgacctgcagcagtgatgctaACCCAGCAGCTAATTACACCTGGTACAAAGAGGACGAGGACTCACCAAGAGCATCAGGACAAAACTTCACCATCACTAATATCACAGCTGAACATGGTGGAAATTATCGGTGTGAGGCTCAGAACAGACGAGGACGTAGTGACGCCTCCTTACATGTGACTGTTGGAGCAg TTTGGACATCAGCAGTCATTGGATCAGCCGCTGCAGCTTTCCTCGCTGTAACTCTCCTCGCTGTAACTCTCCTCTCCGTTTTCTTTCTGATCAG aaaaaagagaaactctCATCAATCTCCTGATCCTGGGGACAGACTTGACCACAGTgagcag CGTCTACCCAATCAGTCTGAGGAAGACTGTGACCTTCACTATGGCAGTGTCCACTTCATGAAGACTGAGACGGATCCCGTCTACTCCAACGTAGGATCAGCTGAACCCAGCAAACacaaggagagggaggaggttgTGTACGCTTCTGTCAACTTCAACAGATCTGCCCCGAG AACCAGAGGTCAGGACACTGCAGAGGATCCATTTGCATTTTACAGCACAGTCAAAAAACCTTCTGCTGTTTAG